A window from Solanum stenotomum isolate F172 chromosome 7, ASM1918654v1, whole genome shotgun sequence encodes these proteins:
- the LOC125869944 gene encoding uncharacterized mitochondrial protein AtMg00300-like → MEERRLESIYVMSAETTYVKETRSNETTDLWHTRLGYSKLNNMMQQSKLKGFPQLEIRGDTICAGCQYGKTHQLPFGESKYQANEPLELVHSDVFGQ, encoded by the coding sequence ATGGAAGAGAGAAGATTAGAATCAATCTACGTCATGTCAGCGGAGACAACTTATGTTAAGGAAACACGGAGTAATGAAACAACTGATCTATGGCATACACGTCTTGGGTATAGCAAACTAAACAACATGATGCAACAGTCAAAATTAAAAGGTTTTCCCCAGCTTGAGATTAGAGGAGACACTATATGTGCTGGATGTCAATATGGGAAAACACATCAACTTCCCTTTGGAGAATCAAAGTATCAAGCGAATGAGCCATTAGAGCTGGTACACTCAGATGTATTTGGACAGTGA